Proteins found in one Plasmodium malariae genome assembly, chromosome: 13 genomic segment:
- the PmUG01_13020900 gene encoding GPI mannosyltransferase I, putative, producing MASDRLQEQLLNGQINNDNSCKYINNTTVFTRLIYILGILIRLVIYYYGLWQDNNLDVKFTDIDYYVFSDAARYVLNNKSPYNRYTYRYTPLLAYLMLPNIFIHFSFGKILFSSIDLLVSIIIIKIIKIKYPECKNYIFYVYLWILNPLVIIISLRGNSDSIPCLFVLLTILCIYQKKICLSAIFYGLAVNFKIYPIIYSLPLIYGRKFLYESFIYHLVRRDHRHNFSLFFYIMYLSIEKSSKIIPLIIFVPQVILVGLFGFKYAKVNLELSMFLQTIAFIAMNKVCTSQYFIWCLPFMPIVLCSITLNRRNLALIMCAVLFFVLSKSYWLLWAYYLEFKGYNSFLKLFYSSILFVISEMTICWVFMYMHYKEEKTKTS from the exons ATGGCATCTGATAGATTGCAAGAACAGTTACTAAATGgccaaataaataatgacaaCTCCTgcaagtatataaataacactACTGTTTTTACaagattaatatatattctaggAATTCTGATTCGTTTAGTAATTTACTACTATGGGTTATGGCAAGATAACAATTTAGATGTAAAATTTACGGATATtgattattatgttttttccgATGCTGCAAgatatgtattaaataataagtCACCTTATAATAGATACACGTATAGATACACACCTCTATTAGCTTACTTAATGCTACCAAAcattttcattcatttttcttttgggAAAATTCTCTTTTCATCCATAGATTTATTAGTTAGtatcattataattaaaattataaaaattaaatatcctgaatgcaaaaattatatattttatgtttactTATGGATCTTAAATCCGTTAGTCATCATCATATCTCTTAGGGGAAATTCAGATTCCATTCCTtgcttatttgttttattaacaatactttgtatttatcaaaaaaaaatttgtctGTCTGCTATTTTTTATGGGTTAGCTGTTAATTTTAAGATTTACCCAATTATTTATTCTCTACCcttaat ATATGGGCGTAAGTTTTTGTATGAATCATTCATTTACCATTTAGTTAGAAGGGACCATAGACAtaatttttccctttttttttacattatgtACTTAAGTATTGAAAAAAGCTCAAAG aTTATACCTCTAATAATATTTGTGCCTCAAGTTATTTTAGTAGGATTATTTGGTTTTAAATATGCTAAGGTGAATTTGGAATTGTCTATGTTTTTACAG actATAGCGTTTATTGCTATGAATAAAGTATGCACCTCTCAG TACTTTATATGGTGCCTTCCATTTATGCCTATTGTCCTATGTTCCATAACCTTAAACAGG AGAAATTTGGCCCTTATCATGTGTGCAGTgcttttttttgtcttatcGAAG TCATATTGGCTTTTGTGGGCGTACTATCTTGAATTTAAGGGATATAACTCTTTTCTGAaa tTGTTTTATTCTTCCATTTTATTCGTTATATCTGAGATGACAATATGTTGggtttttatgtatatgcattataaggaagaaaagacaaaaacaagttaa